The Leptospira kmetyi serovar Malaysia str. Bejo-Iso9 genome includes a window with the following:
- a CDS encoding ankyrin repeat domain-containing protein, translating to MNPTKTFLLFLVLFPLLLQGADHPDHAIGESLLKISKRANLPDATVSGNGFKAVLLVGDVDGDSGPGTLGYIKNMQDVAKVLRARGVQVIEYYSPKNSWDQIKQSIQGAKLVLYAGHGVGSNLTDSPYHQKYVGGFALKGKFVSNDDVENALKPAPGAVVLFLGACFTAGNMAYDMGVIDAEETKHRISMYSAPFLKAGFQGYYATWAPWTAQSLVAELFTDKTYGSIYDTQTNLSEVTKIDHPTYSNGKLFFHKGKQDARVVFDYAFAGNPNAKISSSSSTPSKDDSQPSTNNTQTNLSPEEQTAKNNALIKATYKKDLKTAAKLLSEGADPNAESKGWRILHLSVYFDLPELTKLLLDKKADPNFQVDGYTALSLATAYERTSIIPLLEAAGGTKSRAATIKPKPEKP from the coding sequence ATGAATCCGACAAAGACCTTTCTCCTATTCTTAGTTCTGTTCCCTCTTCTTTTACAAGGAGCGGATCATCCCGATCACGCGATCGGAGAATCCTTGCTCAAGATTTCCAAACGCGCGAATCTTCCCGATGCAACCGTTTCCGGCAACGGCTTTAAAGCGGTCTTACTCGTCGGCGATGTGGACGGCGATAGCGGACCCGGAACCTTGGGGTATATTAAGAATATGCAGGATGTCGCAAAGGTTCTTAGAGCGAGAGGCGTTCAAGTTATTGAATACTACAGTCCCAAAAATTCATGGGATCAGATCAAACAATCGATCCAAGGAGCCAAACTCGTTTTATACGCGGGTCACGGAGTCGGAAGCAATCTTACGGATTCTCCGTATCATCAAAAATACGTGGGCGGTTTTGCGTTGAAGGGTAAGTTCGTTTCGAACGACGACGTGGAGAACGCTCTCAAACCCGCGCCCGGCGCCGTAGTATTGTTCTTAGGCGCTTGTTTTACCGCGGGCAACATGGCGTACGATATGGGAGTGATCGACGCTGAAGAAACAAAACATAGAATCTCCATGTACTCCGCTCCGTTCTTAAAGGCGGGCTTTCAAGGTTATTATGCGACATGGGCTCCTTGGACCGCCCAGAGTCTCGTCGCCGAACTTTTTACCGATAAGACATACGGCTCCATCTATGACACACAAACCAATCTTTCCGAAGTGACTAAGATCGACCATCCGACGTATTCGAACGGAAAGTTGTTTTTTCACAAGGGCAAACAAGATGCGAGAGTCGTTTTTGATTACGCATTTGCCGGAAATCCGAACGCTAAAATTTCCTCTTCTTCCTCGACGCCTTCCAAGGACGATTCTCAACCTTCGACTAACAACACACAGACGAACCTGAGCCCCGAGGAACAAACCGCCAAGAACAACGCGCTCATTAAAGCGACTTACAAAAAGGATTTGAAAACGGCGGCGAAATTGTTAAGCGAAGGCGCGGATCCGAACGCGGAAAGTAAGGGCTGGAGAATTCTTCATCTGTCCGTGTATTTCGATCTTCCCGAGCTAACCAAACTTCTTTTGGATAAAAAAGCCGATCCGAACTTTCAAGTGGACGGATATACCGCGCTTTCTTTGGCGACCGCGTATGAACGCACTTCGATCATTCCCCTTCTCGAAGCCGCGGGCGGAACCAAGTCGAGAGCCGCGACGATCAAACCGAAACCGGAAAAACCCTAA
- a CDS encoding acyl-CoA desaturase — MAIILSFFIAHWFLSAFAQSFFLHRYAAHAMFKMNKFWEKFFYIFTCVAQGSSFLNPRAYAIMHRQHHAYSDTGKDPHSPVASKGFLDMMWKTALNYEAILEETANVEKEFKGNYPQWPTVDALSNSWTFRLAFGTLYTLFYLYFVPAGQYGWYLLLPVHWLMGPIHGAIVNWCGHMYGYRNHKENSDNSKNTLFVDFLIGGELYQNNHHAHPNSPNFAFRWFELDITYQVMKVLHLLRIIKIQRAVWTEKGKKVLRGSDVIVEPTSTSTVAA; from the coding sequence ATGGCGATCATTCTATCGTTCTTCATTGCACATTGGTTCTTATCGGCTTTTGCGCAATCTTTCTTCCTTCACAGATACGCGGCGCACGCGATGTTCAAGATGAACAAGTTCTGGGAAAAGTTTTTTTACATCTTTACCTGTGTGGCTCAGGGTTCTTCCTTCCTGAATCCGCGCGCTTACGCGATCATGCACAGACAACACCACGCTTACAGCGATACCGGCAAAGATCCGCATTCTCCGGTCGCTTCCAAAGGATTTTTGGATATGATGTGGAAGACCGCCTTGAATTACGAAGCGATCTTGGAAGAAACGGCTAACGTTGAAAAAGAATTCAAAGGCAACTATCCGCAATGGCCGACGGTCGACGCTCTCAGCAATTCATGGACGTTCAGACTTGCGTTCGGAACCCTTTACACGTTATTCTATCTTTACTTTGTTCCTGCGGGTCAATACGGTTGGTATCTTCTTCTTCCGGTTCATTGGTTGATGGGACCGATCCACGGAGCGATCGTTAACTGGTGCGGTCATATGTATGGCTACAGAAACCATAAAGAAAATTCGGACAACTCTAAGAACACTCTATTCGTGGACTTTTTGATCGGGGGAGAATTGTATCAAAACAATCACCACGCTCATCCGAATTCTCCGAACTTCGCGTTCCGTTGGTTCGAATTGGATATCACGTATCAAGTGATGAAGGTTCTTCATCTATTGAGAATCATCAAAATCCAAAGAGCCGTTTGGACCGAAAAGGGGAAAAAAGTTCTTCGCGGTTCGGACGTGATCGTAGAACCTACTTCGACTTCCACGGTCGCCGCTTAA
- a CDS encoding VOC family protein: MAVSKKKSSPKKPKSNGTKIEFVSAPTHSITPFLMFNANTEEAAKFYVSIFKKSKILVANPMRAEFILNGQKFFAYNGGPEFQFNWGVSFMISVETQKEIDYYWHALLSGGGKESMCGWIQDKYGMWWQVTPKILLQLVSHKDREKAERATQAMLKMQKIDIAALKAAVE, encoded by the coding sequence ATGGCGGTATCAAAAAAGAAAAGCAGCCCGAAAAAGCCGAAATCAAACGGGACGAAAATCGAATTCGTGAGCGCTCCGACTCACAGCATCACTCCGTTTCTCATGTTTAATGCGAACACGGAAGAAGCGGCAAAGTTCTACGTATCGATATTCAAAAAATCTAAAATACTTGTAGCGAATCCGATGCGGGCCGAATTCATACTGAATGGACAAAAGTTTTTTGCCTATAACGGCGGACCTGAGTTTCAGTTCAATTGGGGTGTTTCGTTTATGATCAGCGTGGAAACGCAAAAAGAGATCGACTATTATTGGCACGCCCTTCTTTCCGGAGGAGGCAAAGAAAGTATGTGCGGCTGGATTCAGGACAAATACGGTATGTGGTGGCAGGTAACTCCTAAAATTCTTTTACAGCTTGTGTCGCACAAAGATCGCGAAAAGGCAGAACGCGCCACACAAGCTATGCTCAAAATGCAAAAGATCGATATCGCGGCGCTCAAGGCCGCAGTCGAATAA
- a CDS encoding NADPH-dependent F420 reductase, producing the protein MKGKKIGVLGSGVVGQTLANGFLKYGAEVKIGTRDPSKLKDWLSKAGASASVGTFAEAASFGEILVLCSKGNIASEVLKLAGIDSLNGKTIIDTTNPISEEAPVNGVLKFFTSYNESLMEQLQKQAPKAHFVKCFSSVGSTLMVDPKLKDGKPSMFICGNEDSSKKIVSDILNTFGWDTEDMGKVEAARAIEPLCILWCIPGFLSQSWTHAFKLLK; encoded by the coding sequence ATGAAAGGAAAGAAGATCGGAGTATTGGGTTCCGGCGTAGTCGGCCAAACGTTGGCGAACGGATTTTTAAAATACGGAGCCGAAGTAAAGATCGGAACCAGAGATCCTTCGAAACTCAAAGATTGGTTGTCGAAAGCCGGAGCGTCCGCGTCCGTGGGAACGTTCGCCGAGGCCGCGAGTTTCGGAGAGATTTTAGTCTTGTGTTCTAAGGGAAACATCGCTTCCGAAGTTTTGAAGTTGGCCGGAATCGATTCTTTAAACGGAAAAACGATCATCGACACCACCAATCCGATTTCCGAAGAAGCTCCCGTTAACGGGGTCCTGAAATTTTTCACTTCATACAATGAATCCTTAATGGAACAACTTCAAAAACAGGCGCCGAAGGCGCACTTCGTAAAGTGTTTCAGTTCGGTGGGTAGCACTCTGATGGTGGACCCCAAGTTGAAGGACGGAAAGCCGAGTATGTTCATCTGCGGGAACGAGGATTCTTCCAAAAAAATCGTATCAGATATTTTGAATACGTTCGGATGGGACACGGAGGATATGGGGAAGGTCGAAGCGGCGAGGGCGATCGAACCGCTTTGTATTCTTTGGTGTATTCCCGGATTTTTGTCCCAATCCTGGACGCACGCGTTTAAACTTTTGAAGTGA
- a CDS encoding STAS domain-containing protein has product MSQLNIKKKETSAGVFVYSLDGRLDESSFTDFKSEIIDPPHPEVVILNLSELKYISSSGIRAIFELRNKLTNDGKKLLLTEASEKVIQIFNLLGLWKPFTHLTTEAEAIEIAAK; this is encoded by the coding sequence ATGAGTCAATTGAACATCAAAAAGAAAGAAACCTCGGCCGGAGTTTTTGTGTATTCACTCGACGGAAGATTGGATGAAAGCAGTTTTACCGATTTCAAAAGCGAGATCATCGATCCTCCGCACCCGGAAGTCGTGATTCTCAACCTGAGCGAACTCAAATACATTTCCAGCTCCGGAATCCGCGCGATCTTCGAGTTAAGAAACAAACTCACAAACGACGGTAAAAAACTTCTTCTTACGGAAGCCTCGGAAAAGGTGATCCAAATCTTCAATCTTTTAGGACTTTGGAAACCGTTCACTCATTTGACCACGGAAGCCGAAGCCATCGAAATCGCGGCCAAGTAA
- a CDS encoding ATP-binding protein codes for MSPEEKRIQELEDENKRLKRQIENTAQSPYLKKGMASVRYYARIFREEIVENEIRGRIDESLGTLYEIKNFVHRYSSLAGLDPDTIRIIATEATQNIVEHGQGKYAEIELELHNEVVNPFFKMSFKHEMQPGMKYTLSQINENVKKGDFSSELFDIESSRGRGEFLMKELADERRVLNGVEITPEGNKVHYFKRVLINYRDPKGPRDVTSFDEIKEEIDRLDPEEALCYFHIDHRKSKLSSVTIVVASSRETKLRTLMEESGFYLVHKDKYYRAVFCSFEPTKEFTPSELENLFEKVRKQVEIEKE; via the coding sequence ATGTCCCCAGAAGAGAAACGAATTCAAGAATTAGAAGATGAAAACAAAAGACTCAAACGGCAGATAGAAAACACGGCTCAGTCCCCTTATCTGAAAAAGGGAATGGCGAGCGTGCGTTATTACGCCCGAATCTTCCGCGAGGAAATCGTAGAAAACGAAATCCGGGGAAGAATCGACGAAAGTTTGGGAACGTTATACGAAATCAAGAACTTCGTACATCGTTATTCTTCGTTAGCCGGTCTCGATCCCGATACGATCCGAATCATAGCGACCGAAGCCACGCAGAATATCGTGGAACACGGCCAGGGAAAATACGCCGAAATCGAATTAGAATTACATAATGAAGTTGTGAATCCGTTTTTTAAGATGTCCTTCAAACACGAGATGCAACCCGGGATGAAATATACCCTGTCGCAGATCAACGAAAACGTAAAGAAGGGCGACTTCTCCTCCGAACTTTTCGACATAGAAAGTTCAAGGGGTAGGGGAGAATTTCTCATGAAGGAACTCGCCGACGAACGCCGGGTTTTAAACGGAGTCGAAATCACTCCCGAAGGCAACAAGGTCCATTACTTCAAACGGGTGCTCATCAATTACCGGGATCCGAAAGGCCCGAGAGACGTTACGAGCTTCGACGAAATCAAGGAAGAGATCGATCGACTCGATCCGGAAGAAGCCCTTTGTTACTTTCACATCGATCACAGAAAGAGCAAATTGTCCTCGGTGACGATCGTCGTCGCATCTTCGAGAGAAACCAAACTCAGAACGTTGATGGAAGAATCCGGTTTTTATCTCGTACACAAGGACAAATACTACAGAGCCGTGTTTTGTTCCTTCGAACCTACGAAAGAATTCACACCGTCCGAGCTTGAAAATCTTTTTGAAAAGGTCCGCAAACAAGTGGAGATCGAAAAGGAATGA
- a CDS encoding NAD(+)/NADH kinase, translating to MSLERLQSARRVLILGKRTKFELDLEEWGSLEKIQRIYKIQNDSFPRIHESHLRQLENRETLKKLFPESTFIFRKDMDKHPPSGFDLVIALGGDNHFTFVAHHAVDTLVIGCNSDPPTSVGALLSFHVDDLKKALETGWENAAIEEWPLIEVKIHYPDGRKVSTLQGISEISIRNNSPDLTSRFLICHGDEMEEQKCSGLLVYTGAGSTGWVMSCENTDTSFDKQSPFFKVYCRELRKKEHTRYTLDHFTVADTFSLISEMKGGISIDSLAETIYDFPPGAKAEFSLSQKKLHVVVRKL from the coding sequence ATGTCCTTGGAACGGTTACAATCTGCAAGACGGGTTCTCATTCTCGGGAAAAGAACCAAGTTCGAATTGGATCTGGAAGAATGGGGTTCTCTCGAAAAAATCCAAAGGATCTATAAGATCCAAAACGATTCTTTCCCGAGAATCCACGAATCCCATCTGAGACAACTGGAGAACCGGGAAACTCTCAAAAAACTTTTTCCCGAAAGCACTTTTATCTTTAGAAAGGACATGGACAAACATCCTCCTTCCGGTTTCGATCTCGTGATCGCGCTCGGTGGGGACAATCATTTTACGTTCGTGGCGCATCACGCAGTGGACACTTTGGTTATCGGTTGTAATTCCGACCCGCCCACTTCCGTCGGAGCGCTTCTTTCCTTTCACGTGGACGATCTCAAAAAGGCCCTGGAAACCGGATGGGAGAACGCGGCCATCGAAGAATGGCCCCTGATCGAAGTGAAGATTCATTATCCCGACGGGAGAAAGGTCAGCACCTTGCAGGGGATCAGCGAGATTTCGATCCGAAACAACAGCCCCGATTTAACGAGCCGATTTCTAATCTGTCACGGCGATGAAATGGAGGAACAGAAATGTTCCGGGCTTCTCGTGTATACGGGCGCGGGTTCCACCGGTTGGGTTATGTCCTGTGAGAACACGGATACAAGTTTTGACAAACAATCTCCGTTTTTTAAAGTCTATTGTAGAGAGCTTCGTAAAAAGGAACATACTCGGTATACTCTGGATCATTTTACGGTGGCTGATACTTTTAGTTTGATTTCGGAAATGAAAGGCGGAATTTCGATCGATTCGCTTGCGGAAACGATTTACGATTTTCCACCCGGCGCAAAAGCTGAATTTAGCCTCTCCCAAAAAAAATTACACGTAGTGGTTCGTAAGTTATGA
- a CDS encoding SpoIIE family protein phosphatase, which yields MSFRQKIFLILSASQLFLVLILAITFIQMIDRVKNEPQDKRALDKSVDFQKELRHKEETIRFMLKELERNSKTISILEAGSNNRGLLDSQREYFLGIMKQYDLSIFEVISSSGKVVYRFHRPGDFGDDKSKQKIVQEALNGKIASTLELGHSGLGLRVTSPLRNGSLVLVGQVVDQKFTEIITGSSDVHMAIYEKEKQISTSGPMIQEYLKNHPIQSLKSGSRFSFNGKHFYLTRIPYENKGLTNLALEFLLLIDETELHNTTRNLWIYCGLLALSIFIGILLVSYLFSRDIINAVKALNFAMKNPSEDETTIIDLDRTDELGQMGEVFVNMKKELLDHQLFLERKVEEKTQELQETLNEVQALKEKQDGDYYLTSLLIQPLTSLRYADENTRIESILKQKKEFRFRTKNSEIGGDLCSIQEITLMGKNYLVVLNADAMGKSIQGAGGALVMGTVFKAIVTRTQLSRSNQKKTPEKWLKDCYTELQNVFVTFDGSMLVSAVIALIDHETGALYSINAEHPWMVLYRDGKATFLDPELLLRKIGFTENASEPIIRVFKLEPNDFLFIGSDGRDDILLRKPGSEETFMNEDETLFLRLVELANGDLQDLEKLLNHAGEVTDDLSIMKIAYKTPAELPLQKIPSAGDEYNLLVKEGIQQIRKKNLVRTRELFEKALAISSSDPGLYKQLARICIHQKEYPTAAGYAENYIAKFPFDNEFLYYTSFTLRKTKEYFKAIEYSERLRSREPGNIRNLKHLVELYRLVGNRSKFRMIMATLKALVAEKESRDEDRDQDVSSEPIHA from the coding sequence ATGAGCTTTCGTCAAAAAATATTTTTAATTTTAAGTGCAAGTCAGTTGTTTTTGGTTTTGATTCTCGCGATCACTTTCATCCAGATGATCGACCGAGTCAAAAACGAGCCGCAGGATAAACGGGCTCTCGACAAATCGGTGGATTTTCAAAAGGAACTCAGACACAAAGAAGAAACGATCCGCTTTATGCTCAAGGAGTTGGAGCGAAATTCGAAAACGATTTCGATTCTCGAAGCGGGTTCAAACAACAGAGGTCTTTTGGATTCTCAGAGAGAATATTTTCTCGGGATCATGAAACAATACGACCTCTCGATCTTCGAAGTCATCTCCTCTTCGGGCAAAGTGGTGTATCGTTTCCACAGGCCCGGAGATTTCGGAGACGATAAGTCTAAACAAAAAATCGTTCAGGAAGCGTTGAACGGAAAGATCGCCTCCACTCTCGAACTCGGCCACAGCGGTCTTGGTCTTCGAGTAACATCGCCTTTGCGAAACGGCTCTTTAGTATTGGTCGGTCAGGTTGTGGATCAGAAATTCACCGAGATCATCACCGGCTCGAGCGACGTTCACATGGCGATCTACGAAAAGGAAAAACAAATTTCCACCTCGGGTCCGATGATCCAGGAATATCTGAAAAATCATCCGATCCAATCTTTGAAGAGCGGTTCCCGATTCTCCTTCAACGGAAAGCATTTTTATCTGACTCGGATTCCGTACGAAAACAAAGGGCTTACCAATCTCGCTCTTGAATTCTTGCTTTTGATCGACGAAACCGAACTGCACAACACGACCCGAAATCTCTGGATCTACTGCGGCCTTTTGGCGCTTTCGATCTTTATCGGAATTCTTCTCGTTTCGTATCTGTTCTCGCGAGATATCATCAACGCGGTCAAGGCGTTGAACTTCGCGATGAAAAATCCTTCCGAAGACGAAACGACCATCATCGATTTGGACCGCACGGACGAACTCGGTCAGATGGGAGAAGTTTTCGTAAACATGAAGAAGGAACTTCTCGATCATCAACTTTTCTTGGAAAGAAAGGTGGAGGAGAAAACCCAGGAGCTTCAGGAAACGTTAAACGAAGTCCAAGCTTTAAAGGAAAAACAGGACGGGGATTATTATCTCACTTCCCTTCTCATTCAACCTCTGACGTCTCTTCGTTACGCGGACGAGAACACGAGAATCGAATCCATTCTCAAACAAAAAAAGGAATTCCGGTTTAGAACCAAGAACTCCGAAATCGGAGGAGATCTTTGTTCCATCCAAGAGATAACTCTGATGGGTAAGAATTATCTCGTCGTATTAAACGCGGACGCGATGGGCAAGTCCATCCAAGGCGCCGGCGGCGCGCTCGTGATGGGAACCGTCTTCAAAGCGATCGTAACCAGAACTCAGCTTTCCCGTTCCAATCAGAAAAAAACTCCCGAGAAATGGTTGAAGGATTGTTATACGGAACTTCAAAACGTGTTCGTGACGTTCGACGGAAGTATGCTCGTCTCCGCGGTCATCGCGCTCATCGATCACGAAACCGGAGCCTTGTATTCCATCAACGCGGAACATCCTTGGATGGTTCTTTACCGGGACGGAAAGGCCACATTCTTGGATCCAGAATTGCTTCTGCGTAAGATCGGGTTTACGGAGAATGCGTCCGAGCCGATCATCCGCGTTTTTAAACTCGAACCGAACGACTTTTTGTTCATCGGTTCGGACGGAAGAGACGACATTCTCCTCCGCAAACCGGGTTCGGAAGAAACGTTTATGAACGAGGACGAAACGCTTTTTTTAAGACTTGTGGAACTCGCAAACGGAGACCTTCAGGATTTGGAAAAACTTCTGAACCACGCGGGCGAGGTCACGGACGATCTTTCTATTATGAAAATTGCATATAAAACCCCCGCCGAACTTCCTCTTCAGAAAATTCCGTCCGCCGGGGACGAATACAATCTTCTCGTCAAGGAAGGAATCCAACAGATCCGCAAGAAGAATCTCGTGCGGACGAGGGAACTTTTCGAAAAGGCTCTCGCGATCAGCTCCTCCGATCCGGGTTTATACAAACAACTTGCAAGAATCTGCATTCACCAAAAGGAATATCCGACCGCGGCGGGTTATGCGGAGAATTACATCGCGAAGTTTCCGTTCGACAACGAATTTCTATATTACACTTCCTTTACGCTTCGTAAAACGAAGGAATACTTTAAGGCGATCGAATATTCGGAACGTCTTCGTTCGAGAGAACCGGGGAATATCCGAAATCTGAAACATCTCGTGGAACTCTATCGTCTCGTCGGAAATCGTTCCAAGTTTAGAATGATCATGGCGACCTTAAAAGCGCTCGTGGCCGAAAAAGAATCGAGGGACGAAGACCGGGATCAGGACGTTTCCTCCGAGCCGATCCACGCCTAA
- a CDS encoding PhoX family protein: protein MNLSRSQFLRYLGKGAAALAIAKSGSLLGSTKPSKQKLETSVPSKKNSFPKFQPISSSERDALILPNGYKYNTIALYGDRINPQGDTFGYNSDFNCFLPFANKKDTGLLWNNHETLGILEYYVNGYDVLKPGPNRRTDKQIEQYLYSLGGSVIRIAKNNGEWTLSPDSKYGRRINGLTEFRLTGPAAGSPAMANTNRAFGTFANCSGGVTFWNTILSCEENVEWVIEPCKLPHETHYGWVIEVDPFDPKSTPVKHTALGRFAHENAALVLSPSGKLVVYMGDDAKDEYVYKYVSKNTYDASAGAGNSALLEEGILYAADFDRGIWIPLDLETNETLKNAKKENGDRRFQTQADVLVYCREAAKLCGATPMDRPEDIEIHPLDGTVFIAMTNNDKHGNLFGQILRIQEKSGDHAGMEFDFEVFAAGGKGSGFASPDNMAFDASGNLWMVTDISQKNLNRSVYKKFGNNGLFVIPTEGDDAGRAFQFGSSPIGAEFTGLWFTPDQKELFLSVQHPGENTKDYQNPTSHWPHGGNSMPRPGVVAIYLK, encoded by the coding sequence ATGAATCTCTCCAGATCCCAATTCTTGCGATACTTAGGGAAGGGCGCCGCCGCGCTCGCGATCGCAAAGTCCGGTTCTCTCCTTGGCTCGACAAAGCCGTCGAAGCAAAAGTTGGAAACGTCCGTTCCTTCTAAAAAAAATTCTTTCCCGAAATTTCAACCGATCTCTTCGAGCGAAAGGGACGCGCTGATTCTTCCCAACGGTTATAAATACAATACGATCGCTCTTTACGGCGATAGAATCAATCCGCAGGGAGATACGTTCGGATATAACTCCGACTTCAATTGTTTTCTTCCGTTTGCGAATAAGAAGGACACGGGTCTTCTTTGGAACAATCACGAAACTCTCGGAATTTTGGAATACTACGTCAACGGATACGACGTTCTCAAACCGGGACCGAACAGAAGAACGGACAAACAGATCGAACAATATCTTTATTCTCTCGGCGGTTCCGTGATTCGAATCGCGAAGAACAACGGAGAATGGACCTTGTCACCCGATTCTAAATACGGTAGAAGGATCAACGGTCTTACGGAATTTCGTCTAACGGGTCCGGCCGCCGGAAGTCCCGCGATGGCCAACACGAATCGCGCTTTCGGAACCTTCGCAAATTGTTCGGGCGGAGTCACTTTTTGGAACACGATTCTTTCCTGCGAAGAAAACGTGGAATGGGTCATCGAACCTTGTAAACTTCCGCACGAAACGCATTACGGTTGGGTCATCGAAGTCGATCCTTTCGATCCGAAGTCGACTCCGGTAAAACACACCGCCCTCGGAAGATTCGCACACGAAAACGCGGCCCTCGTTTTGTCCCCCTCGGGCAAACTCGTGGTTTATATGGGAGACGATGCAAAGGACGAATACGTCTACAAATACGTTTCCAAAAACACATACGACGCTTCCGCGGGCGCGGGCAACTCCGCGCTTTTGGAAGAGGGGATTCTTTACGCCGCAGACTTCGATCGCGGGATTTGGATTCCTCTGGATCTGGAAACCAACGAAACATTAAAGAATGCTAAAAAAGAAAACGGTGATAGACGTTTCCAAACACAAGCGGACGTTCTGGTTTATTGCAGAGAGGCCGCAAAACTCTGCGGAGCGACTCCGATGGATCGTCCCGAGGATATAGAAATTCATCCTTTGGACGGAACCGTTTTTATCGCGATGACCAACAACGACAAACACGGAAATTTATTCGGACAGATTCTCCGCATCCAGGAAAAATCGGGGGATCACGCGGGAATGGAATTCGACTTCGAGGTGTTTGCCGCGGGAGGAAAGGGTTCCGGTTTCGCTTCTCCCGATAACATGGCTTTCGACGCGTCCGGAAATCTTTGGATGGTGACCGATATTTCCCAGAAGAACTTAAACAGATCCGTATATAAGAAATTCGGCAACAACGGTTTGTTCGTGATTCCTACGGAAGGAGACGACGCGGGACGTGCGTTTCAGTTCGGTTCTTCCCCGATCGGGGCGGAGTTTACGGGGCTTTGGTTTACTCCGGATCAAAAGGAATTGTTTCTTTCGGTTCAACATCCGGGGGAGAATACGAAGGATTATCAAAATCCTACGAGCCACTGGCCGCACGGAGGAAATTCCATGCCGAGACCGGGAGTAGTTGCAATTTATCTAAAGTGA